GTCCGAATGATAGTAAAATTTGAAACTTGCCGATTTTTCACGTCAAAAAATCATTCGCAACTTCAAAATAACCCACTCAGGGGAGAGGGATGTTATTTACGTTTCTGTGAACTATCCCGTTAACTAAGAAATCAGTCGCGGTTATATCTGTATTTACACAAAGCCAAGGGGGGGGGAAGTGGCAGACAGATGTAATCGCTATTCTGCTATCACAAGGTTTAGAGTGCCCGAAGCTGTAAACCACCATAGAGATAATAATCTAAATATAGAAATGCACAGACGGGCAGGGGACGTTGACAATTAATCAGACTGGATTTATTAACGCTAAATATAGATTAAACACTCGTTTCATGCCCATCAGTATCCTCCTCTTATTTTTTATAAGGTTTAGCAAACCAAACCAATAAAGTGAGTGTAAGAAAAACATAAGACGAAACAGAGAATATTTCATTCGCAGAAATCAGCAGTGATTGCTGAGTAATGGTCTGATTAATGTATTCCAGCCCCTGAGCAGTGCTTAATCCTGCCGTTTTTAAACTGCTGATATAATGCTCAAAAACAGGATTGGCAGAATTAATATTTTCTGTTAACTGGGCGTGATGCACCGATTCTCTCCGGCTCCATAACGTCATCGTCAAAGATGTCCCTACAGAACCTGACAGAGTGCGCAAGAAATTACTCAGGCTTGTAGCACTAGCCAATTTATCGTAAGAAAGTCCTGCTAAAGATATCGTTGTTAAAGGCAGAAAGAAGCACGCAACCGCGAACCCTTGTATCAACTGCGGCCAAATAATTGACGTAAAATCGATCGTCGGCGTGAAAGTAACAGAACGCCAATGATAGCATATGAAATAGACCGTAAAGCTGAATGTAACCAGCAGTCTCATGTCTATGTTCTTATTGTAGCGACCAATGAGTGGAGCGATGATCAGTGGCATTATGCCTATCGGTGCGTAAGCTAAACCAGCCCAAACTGAAGTATAGCCATATACACTCTGTAAAAGTTGAGGCATCAAAACAATAGCACCGGAATAGATAAGATAGGCACAAACAATACACAAAATGGCGATGCTAAAATTCAGGGATTTGAAAAGACTTAAGTCAACCAAGGGGTTTTTATCTTTTATTTCATGCAGCACGAATAAGGGCAAAGTCACAACGCAAATTATTGTGAGCGTCACAATCGTGGAGGAGCTAAACCAGTCAAGGTCTTTGCCTTTATCCAGCATTATTTGCAGAGACCCCACTCCCAATACCAGCAGGCTTAGTCCGATCAGATTGAGTTTCACTGGCTGAGTGGCAGTTTCCCGACCCTTCAGTAAGAAAGAACAAACTAAAACTACCGCGATACCCATAGGGACATTAATAAAAAAGATCCATCCCCAATGGTAATTATCGCAAATATAGCCCCCGAGAATAGGGCCAAAAATCGGGGCGATGATAACGGTCATAGACCAGATAGCTAAAGCGTAGGTGCGTTTCTCCGGGGGATAATTGCGCAAGAGCAGGCTTTGAGATAACGGAATGAGGGGGCCTGCGACTAATCCCTGAATGATACGAAAGAAAATCAGCATATCGAGACTGGAGGCCACTCCGCAACAAAACGATGTCATGAAAAAGAGTGTGACAGACATTAAAAAAAGACGTCGTTCTCCTAAACGCAACGAAAGTCGCCCCGTGACAGGAATCGAAATAGCATTCGCCACACCAAAAGATGTAATAACCCAGGTTCCTTCATCGGAAGAAGCGCCCAATGACCCGGAAATCGTTTGGATCGCCACATTCGTTATTGTTGAGTCGAGCATTTGCATAAAAGTCGCCATTGCCAGCGCAATAGTGACAAAAATTAGGGTGCTGCCTTTCAGCGGCGGGAGTACTGATGATGAACACGCCATTATTGTGCCCCGTTTCGCGCAATAATCCCGGTGATCACACTTTCAATTCCCCGTGTTTCGACCACAAGCGCCTTACTGCTTAAGGCGGGGGTTGAAATAACATGTTTTGAAAGTGTTTCATCACCCACCTCATTTTGACCGCTGGAATAGAGCTTCGCCGTCGTGGAGAGACCAATTCGCAAGGGATGTTCAAGCAGTTGCGCTGGATTGAGTGCGACCCGCACTGGTACGCGCTGAACGACTTTAATCCAGTTACCTGTGGCATTTTGCGCAGGCAGGAGGGAGAAACTACCTCCAGTTCCCATATTTATCCCGGTGACATGTCCTTCATATGGGACTTCATCTCCGTAAATATCACTGATAATGGTCACTTTCTGGCCTAAAGAAACGCCGCTAAGCTGGGTTTCTTTGAAGTTTGCATTAACCCACATTTGTTCAACAGGAATGACTGACATCAACGTTTGCCCGACAGAAACAGTCTGACCAACCTGCACATTTCTTTCTGCGATATACCCTGTCACCGGGCTGCGGATCACCGTACGTTGCAAAGTGATCCATGCCTCTCGAACGGCATCTGCGGCCTGCAGAACCTGCGGTTGTTCATTAATGGGCGTATCAAGCAACAATGCTTTGCTGGCTTTATATTGCTGAATGGCTGCATCTAATGCTGCTTTTTGGGAGGACACCTTATTTCGATAATGTTCAAGCGCCATTCTGGCAATCAATGCATCACGGCTCAGTCCGGTTTGACGCTCGTAATCAGTTACCGCCTGGCTGTACGCAATTTTTGCCTGCCTGACATCTGCTTCAAGCTGGTCATTCTGAAAGGCAAGCTGTTGCGTTTGCCGGACAACATACGCCAGGTTATGTTTAGATTTTTTATAAGCGAGTTGTGCATCGGTATCATCAAGAACCGCCAGCACATCACCTTCCTTTACAAATTCGGTGTCAGTATGGTTAACCGTAATGACACTTCCATTAATGAGCGCTGATACCGGATTTATGTTTCCTGCTACATAAGCATCATCCGTGGTTTGCACGTTTCCCAGTAAGAGATATCTATATGCTAAGGTCACGATGGAAATTGTTATAATCATAATAATAATGCTAGTGATGACTATTTTTTTATTCTTAAAATCTATTTTCACGGATATATCCACAATTATTTCTTGATGTCGACGCTGTCAGACATCAATGACAAAAAGGCAGAACTCAGTAAAGAGTTTAACTTCCTGATAACTTGGGTTTAAGCTGCACGTTCTGGAACTATTAGATAATAGAAAGGCATGGTATTTATAGAAGAATGATTCGTATTCTTTGTAGAATTTTTCTTACGTATGTAATCGATGGCCGAAATAATTAATCTAAAATTAACAATATTAAAACAATATATTGCTGAATGCGTATAGCTCTCATCTTTAACTATGTCCTCATTTATATTGCGTTTATATTCACTCCCGTAATAAATGTTAGAATGTATTTCATGTGGCAACCTCACTAATTAATATTTAACGACTCGCATATTTCAATTGTAAATGTCGTTATATGTATCTCTCATATTTTCTCGGACACAGGAAATTTGAAGGAATTGATGTTTAATTTTTGTTAAATCAAAGGATGATGATTTAATAATGAAGGCAATAATCGTAGACGACCACCCTATCGCACTCATCGCGATAAGAAATTTGCTTAATGCAAATGGAATAGACATTTTGGCAGAACTGGATGAAGGGGGAAACGTCGTCAATAAAGTCGAAACGCTAAAACCCGATCTTCTTATCATTGATGTCGACATCCCTGTACTAAGCGGTATCGAAGTGCTGGAACAATTACGTAAGCGTCGTTATTCAGGGGCTATTATCGTCATTTCGGCTAAAAATGAAGTCTTTTATGGACAGCGCAGTGCAGAATTAGGCGCAAATGGATTTGTCAGTAAAAAAGAAGGACTTAATAATATTATGTCTGCAATTGAAGCTGCCAATAATGGTTACAGTTATTTCCCTTTCACGCTGAGTCGTTTTTATGGCGAGACAACAAGTGAACAAGGCAAACTGGATTCACTTTCCATGCAGGAAGTAAAAGTTTTCAGATATATGATTAACGGTACTGATTATACCAGTATCGCCAGTAAAATGAACATTAGCAATAAAACAGTTTGTACCTATAAAAGACGTTTGTTAGAAAAGCTTAACTGTAATTCTTTGATGGATCTTTTTAGTTTTGCGCAAAGAAATAAGCTTGGATAAACTCATGAAGATTTTTGCGTTTATACTTTTAATTGTGCTATTCCCTGTAAATGCGGCCACGGTAAAGAATATTGAAATTAAAAATAGTTTTATTAATAATTTTGAGAGGGTCAAATTAAGTAAGGATGAAATACGCCTGATTGCCCGTAAACAGAGTCTGGTTATTGGTACATGGACGCCTGAGATTTCACCCGTTGTGTACGATAGCGTTGACCATTATTACAGAGGAATTAATGCTGATTATCTGGCGTTAATGCAAAAGAGCCTGGGTGTTAAGATCACTATTACACTGTATAGCAGCGAGGCCGAAGCACTTGAAGAACTCAGAAAAAACCACGTCGATATGCTCCTTACCCCATTGACGCGTAAAGCCTATGAAGAGGATGATTTACTGCATAGCTCGGCTTTAGTCAGAACCTATCCGACGCTCGTGACATCCTTAAAAAACGCGATGCAGCCTTTATCAACAGATAAAACGGTCACAATTGCATGCTCTGAATCATGCCCTCCTGCCGGGAGTATCAAAGCTGACTTCCCTAATGCAGTGATTAAATATTATGATACTGATTATCTCGCCATGTCATCAGTATCAGATAATGAAAATACTTACTTTATTGGTGATAACATCTCCACCGGTAATTATATTTCTAAGTTTTTTCCTCAGTCACTCTCAGTGATACGTTACTTTCTTCAGTCAGATCTGGATAATCACTTCATTTTTAATTCTGAACAAATCATACTCTGTGAAACTATCAATAACTTTATTCATGCAATATCAAATGAAACAAATATTCAGATTACTCAAAACTGGCTAGACAGAGGGAATCTCTCTTTTTTAAATAAGCCAATTTCATTAACTGGCCGAGAGAAGAAATGGCTTAAGAAACATAAAAAAATACGTGTGCTTGTCAACCCATACTATCCTCCTTTTACAATCACCAATCACGAGAATGAAATTCGCGGCATTATGGGTGATATCTTGAATCTTATCCAGATACAAACCGGTCTGGAATTTGAACCGGTATTTACTAATTCAAATGCTGAAATGATTAAGATAATGCTTAAAGGGGAGTGGGATCTGATCCCCGCCGCCACTTATAGCAGTGAAAGGGTAGATCATATTTCATTCAGTGATCCTTTTATGAAAGTCCCTTTTGTCCTGGTAACGAAACTAAAACGAGCAGTGGATACTTCGCTCAAAGATATTACTCAGGTCGCAATACCTTCTCACTTTACCATTGACCGTCAACTCAGGGATAAGTACCCACAGGTAAAATGGATCTTAGTAGAAAACACCAGCATTGCTATGAATATGGTGAATAAAGGTGAGGTTGATGCAGCAGTGACAACTCAATTATCAGCACGCTATATCATCGATCACTATTATCCTAATGCATTAAATTATATGCGCCTCTCCGATATGCCGCTTGCACCAATCAGTTTTGCCTTATCCAAAAGCGATCCTGAATTGAAATCCATTTTAAACAAAGCTCTTATGTCGATTCCACCGCGAGAGATACTTCAGTTGACTGAAAAATGGTCAAAGATGCCTAAAGTTCAGATTGAAACCTGGAACCTATACAGCAAGCAATTTTATCTCGTTATCGCGTTAGCCGGAACACTGATTATAAGTAGCCTGATTTGGGGAATTTATCTGTTAAGTGAAGTACGTAAACGTAAAGAGTCCGAGCGTCAGTTGGAAATTCAGCTTCAGCTGAAAGAATCTCTTTCCAGCGCACTTGAAGAGGAAAAAAATAAAGCGATTCTTGCAACGGAAGCAAAAAGTCAGTTTCTCGCCACGATGACACATGAATTGCGCACTCCTGTCAGCTCCATTGTGGGTTTCTTAGAGTTACTGGACGGTCATAAACTCGATGATCAACAACATCGGGAAGCTATTTCACAGGTATATTCCACAGCGCAATCATTGTTAGGGTTGATCGGCGAAATACTTGATGTTGATAAAGTGGCGTCAGGTAAATATCAGATTCACTACCAAAGAACCGATGTTAATAAACTGATTCTTGAAATATGCCGCTCTTTTGAGGGGATTACACAGAAAAAAAATCTTTCATTAAATGTTAATATTACTCTTCCCAATGATATACAGATACTCGTTGACCCTCAGGCACTCAGGCAGATTGTGAATAATCTCATCAGTAATGCTTTGAAGTTTACTGATAAGGGTGGGGTTCAGGTGTGTGTGCATCAGCATAGGTTTAGCGACTATCAAACCGGAATTCAGATCCTTGTCAGTGATACCGGATGCGGTATTTCCCAGGACGAACAGGCGACACTTTTTACGCGTTACTCCCAGGCCAGGTCCGGACGTTTGCAAACCGGGTCTGGCTTAGGGCTGGCGATATGCAAAGAGCTCGTTTCGCTGATGCATGGCACACTCATGATGGATAGCCAGCCCGGCAGCGGAACGACTCTTACCCTCAACTTACCTGTGGAAATATGTGCGCCACAGCCAGACATTTCCGCAGTACCTCAAAGTGAGCCTTTAGCTCTCGCCCCTCTCTCTATTCTGATAGCAGATGACCATCCAGCTAACCGCCTGCTGCTCAGGAGGCAATTACAAAATATCGGTTATGAGGTGCATGAAGCCAGTGACGGGGATGTGGCAGAGAAAATGCTAGGGAGAATGCATTTCGATTTGTTGATTACTGACATTAATATGCCGGGCAAAGATGGAATTACACTTTCTAAAGACATACGAAAAAGCCATCCCACTTTACAAATTTGGGGACTGACGGCAAATGCTCAGGAGCACATGCGAGAGAAATGTTTGCAAAGCGGCATGAATCTCTGTCTTTTTAAACCCGTTTCCCTGGGAACTCTGACCAATGAACTCAATAAGCTTGCGCGGGGGCGTCCGGTTACACCTGCGATTTCTCATCTCAATGTGGATGTACTTAATCGCAACACTGGCGGACAAAAGGATCTGCTCAATGAGCTGATTCAGGTTTTCTATCGTGAAGCTAAGAAGGATCTGGCTGAAGCTGAGAAGGCAATCACAGTGGGCTCTTTCAGCAAGTTCAGGCAGGCCATGCATCGCCTTCATGGTGCTTCTCAGCTTCTCGAAATAGCAGAACTTAAAACAATTCTTGTCCCTGTTGAAGCCATGGATGAGATTGAGTTGACGAATGAATATTGTCTGTCAGTGCTGAAATCAGTCAGAAGCATTTTGCAGGACGTCAGTGAAGAGATCACCATTATTTGTCCGGCAGACATTCAAGAA
The Rahnella variigena genome window above contains:
- a CDS encoding DHA2 family efflux MFS transporter permease subunit; this encodes MACSSSVLPPLKGSTLIFVTIALAMATFMQMLDSTITNVAIQTISGSLGASSDEGTWVITSFGVANAISIPVTGRLSLRLGERRLFLMSVTLFFMTSFCCGVASSLDMLIFFRIIQGLVAGPLIPLSQSLLLRNYPPEKRTYALAIWSMTVIIAPIFGPILGGYICDNYHWGWIFFINVPMGIAVVLVCSFLLKGRETATQPVKLNLIGLSLLVLGVGSLQIMLDKGKDLDWFSSSTIVTLTIICVVTLPLFVLHEIKDKNPLVDLSLFKSLNFSIAILCIVCAYLIYSGAIVLMPQLLQSVYGYTSVWAGLAYAPIGIMPLIIAPLIGRYNKNIDMRLLVTFSFTVYFICYHWRSVTFTPTIDFTSIIWPQLIQGFAVACFFLPLTTISLAGLSYDKLASATSLSNFLRTLSGSVGTSLTMTLWSRRESVHHAQLTENINSANPVFEHYISSLKTAGLSTAQGLEYINQTITQQSLLISANEIFSVSSYVFLTLTLLVWFAKPYKK
- a CDS encoding HlyD family secretion protein, coding for MKIDFKNKKIVITSIIIMIITISIVTLAYRYLLLGNVQTTDDAYVAGNINPVSALINGSVITVNHTDTEFVKEGDVLAVLDDTDAQLAYKKSKHNLAYVVRQTQQLAFQNDQLEADVRQAKIAYSQAVTDYERQTGLSRDALIARMALEHYRNKVSSQKAALDAAIQQYKASKALLLDTPINEQPQVLQAADAVREAWITLQRTVIRSPVTGYIAERNVQVGQTVSVGQTLMSVIPVEQMWVNANFKETQLSGVSLGQKVTIISDIYGDEVPYEGHVTGINMGTGGSFSLLPAQNATGNWIKVVQRVPVRVALNPAQLLEHPLRIGLSTTAKLYSSGQNEVGDETLSKHVISTPALSSKALVVETRGIESVITGIIARNGAQ
- the evgA gene encoding acid-sensing system DNA-binding response regulator EvgA — encoded protein: MKAIIVDDHPIALIAIRNLLNANGIDILAELDEGGNVVNKVETLKPDLLIIDVDIPVLSGIEVLEQLRKRRYSGAIIVISAKNEVFYGQRSAELGANGFVSKKEGLNNIMSAIEAANNGYSYFPFTLSRFYGETTSEQGKLDSLSMQEVKVFRYMINGTDYTSIASKMNISNKTVCTYKRRLLEKLNCNSLMDLFSFAQRNKLG
- a CDS encoding response regulator, whose amino-acid sequence is MDKLMKIFAFILLIVLFPVNAATVKNIEIKNSFINNFERVKLSKDEIRLIARKQSLVIGTWTPEISPVVYDSVDHYYRGINADYLALMQKSLGVKITITLYSSEAEALEELRKNHVDMLLTPLTRKAYEEDDLLHSSALVRTYPTLVTSLKNAMQPLSTDKTVTIACSESCPPAGSIKADFPNAVIKYYDTDYLAMSSVSDNENTYFIGDNISTGNYISKFFPQSLSVIRYFLQSDLDNHFIFNSEQIILCETINNFIHAISNETNIQITQNWLDRGNLSFLNKPISLTGREKKWLKKHKKIRVLVNPYYPPFTITNHENEIRGIMGDILNLIQIQTGLEFEPVFTNSNAEMIKIMLKGEWDLIPAATYSSERVDHISFSDPFMKVPFVLVTKLKRAVDTSLKDITQVAIPSHFTIDRQLRDKYPQVKWILVENTSIAMNMVNKGEVDAAVTTQLSARYIIDHYYPNALNYMRLSDMPLAPISFALSKSDPELKSILNKALMSIPPREILQLTEKWSKMPKVQIETWNLYSKQFYLVIALAGTLIISSLIWGIYLLSEVRKRKESERQLEIQLQLKESLSSALEEEKNKAILATEAKSQFLATMTHELRTPVSSIVGFLELLDGHKLDDQQHREAISQVYSTAQSLLGLIGEILDVDKVASGKYQIHYQRTDVNKLILEICRSFEGITQKKNLSLNVNITLPNDIQILVDPQALRQIVNNLISNALKFTDKGGVQVCVHQHRFSDYQTGIQILVSDTGCGISQDEQATLFTRYSQARSGRLQTGSGLGLAICKELVSLMHGTLMMDSQPGSGTTLTLNLPVEICAPQPDISAVPQSEPLALAPLSILIADDHPANRLLLRRQLQNIGYEVHEASDGDVAEKMLGRMHFDLLITDINMPGKDGITLSKDIRKSHPTLQIWGLTANAQEHMREKCLQSGMNLCLFKPVSLGTLTNELNKLARGRPVTPAISHLNVDVLNRNTGGQKDLLNELIQVFYREAKKDLAEAEKAITVGSFSKFRQAMHRLHGASQLLEIAELKTILVPVEAMDEIELTNEYCLSVLKSVRSILQDVSEEITIICPADIQELPDR